In Campylobacter mucosalis, a single window of DNA contains:
- a CDS encoding histidinol-phosphatase, giving the protein MIVDLHNHTTLCKHAVGTIDEYIKNAIKAKTKFFGISDHAPMNFDQAYRMDFDEMDKYEKMVLEARQKFKNECEILLGYEVDYLENFMDERVFRRKVDYFIGSVHFLGGWGFDNPEFIGEYENRDIDEIWREYFRCICELAKCAKFDIVGHFDLLKVFKFLPNTDVRILANDALNAIKKANLVVEINSAGFRKPVCEQYPSRALLEQIFELNIPITFGSDAHAPDQVDKNGDECVKIAKEIGFSEAICFKNRDRFAVKF; this is encoded by the coding sequence ATGATAGTTGATCTACACAACCACACGACACTTTGCAAACACGCAGTAGGCACGATAGATGAGTACATCAAAAACGCGATAAAAGCCAAAACAAAATTTTTTGGTATCAGTGACCACGCACCGATGAATTTTGATCAGGCTTACAGAATGGATTTTGATGAGATGGACAAATACGAAAAAATGGTGCTTGAGGCAAGGCAGAAGTTTAAAAACGAGTGTGAAATTTTGCTGGGATATGAGGTTGATTACTTAGAAAATTTTATGGACGAGCGAGTTTTTAGGCGTAAGGTTGATTATTTTATCGGCTCGGTGCATTTTTTAGGAGGCTGGGGATTTGATAATCCAGAATTCATCGGCGAGTATGAAAACCGCGATATTGATGAGATTTGGCGTGAGTATTTTAGGTGTATTTGTGAACTTGCAAAGTGCGCTAAATTTGATATAGTTGGACACTTTGACCTGCTTAAAGTTTTTAAATTTTTACCAAACACAGATGTGAGAATTTTAGCAAATGACGCGTTAAATGCAATAAAAAAAGCAAATTTAGTCGTAGAGATAAACTCAGCTGGTTTTAGAAAACCAGTGTGTGAGCAGTATCCAAGTCGTGCGTTACTAGAGCAAATTTTTGAGCTAAACATACCTATCACATTTGGCTCAGATGCACACGCTCCAGACCAAGTGGATAAAAACGGCGATGAGTGCGTTAAAATCGCAAAGGAGATAGGATTTAGCGAGGCTATTTGCTTTAAAAATCGTGACAGGTTTGCAGTAAAATTTTAA